The following coding sequences lie in one Lemur catta isolate mLemCat1 chromosome 11, mLemCat1.pri, whole genome shotgun sequence genomic window:
- the LLCFC1 gene encoding sperm-egg fusion protein LLCFC1 — protein sequence MEGKRRRQCWEGLCRAALLATILLLLWTKGVKLQKWGSPSPEEMTQKEETPSPDQNQEQFEEHFVASSVGEMWQVMDMAQQEEDRPSETAAVLDHIFHLAFYFNLASIVIFL from the exons atggaagggaagaggagaagacagtGCTGGGAAGGG ctCTGCAGGGCAGCGCTCCTGGCCACcatcctgctgctgctgtggacAAAGGGGGTGAAGCTTCAGAAGTGGGGGAGCCCAAGCCCGGAGGAGATGACCCAGAAAGAAGAAACACCTTCTCCAG ACCAGAATCAAGAGCAGTTTGAAGAGCACTTTGTGGCCTCCTCGGTGGGCGAGATGTGGCAGGTGATGGACATGGCCCAGCAAGAGGAGGACAGGCCATCCGAGACGGCAGCCGTCCTCGACCACATCTTTCACCTAGCCTTCTACTTTAATCTGGCCAGCATAGTGATTTTTTTATGA